A genomic segment from Fuerstiella sp. encodes:
- a CDS encoding MtaA/CmuA family methyltransferase, with amino-acid sequence MVTLSEPTRSMTSRQRVLAALKREPVDRTPACNPTSVATVELMDLVDAHFPDANRNPEKMARLAATGYTELGFDSIMPVFSIIQESSALGCKMQWEEKDNWPTVKMSQPIWSGPEDIKIPDNLLTHPDTSCVLDAIRLLRKEFGDEVAIIGKTMGPWSLGYHCFGVEKFLLMSLDDPGKTMLCLEKMKEATIRFGRAQIEAGADALTVPDHATGDLVSGEYYERFLRELHIEFVDLIPIPLILHICGRTVDRMEYIAQTGMSAFHYDSKNGADESMDEVKDRISLVGNINNPETLYSKGPEAVRQEVYKNLDAGVQLVGPECAIPLQTPIENLKEIPQAIRDWHSEH; translated from the coding sequence ATGGTGACACTCAGTGAGCCGACCCGGTCAATGACCTCCCGCCAACGAGTGCTGGCGGCTCTGAAACGCGAACCCGTCGATCGTACTCCCGCCTGCAACCCGACATCCGTGGCGACTGTCGAATTGATGGACCTGGTTGATGCGCATTTTCCTGACGCCAATCGAAACCCGGAAAAAATGGCACGGCTGGCTGCCACCGGATACACCGAACTCGGTTTCGATTCCATCATGCCCGTGTTCAGCATTATCCAAGAGTCGTCAGCGCTGGGCTGCAAAATGCAGTGGGAGGAAAAGGACAATTGGCCTACGGTCAAAATGAGTCAGCCAATCTGGTCCGGTCCCGAAGACATCAAAATTCCAGACAATTTGTTAACGCATCCTGACACAAGCTGCGTGCTGGATGCGATCCGCCTGCTGCGTAAAGAGTTTGGCGACGAAGTCGCCATCATCGGTAAGACCATGGGGCCCTGGTCGCTGGGTTACCATTGCTTTGGTGTCGAGAAATTCCTGCTGATGTCGCTGGATGACCCAGGCAAAACTATGCTTTGTCTGGAAAAAATGAAGGAAGCAACCATCCGTTTTGGTCGGGCTCAGATTGAAGCCGGAGCGGACGCGCTGACCGTGCCCGACCATGCCACGGGTGATCTGGTCAGCGGCGAATACTACGAACGGTTCCTTCGTGAACTTCACATCGAATTCGTTGATCTGATTCCAATTCCACTCATCCTTCATATTTGCGGCCGCACAGTCGACCGAATGGAATACATCGCCCAGACCGGCATGTCGGCATTTCACTATGACTCAAAAAATGGCGCCGACGAGTCAATGGATGAGGTAAAGGATCGTATTTCACTCGTTGGCAACATCAACAATCCGGAAACACTGTATTCGAAGGGCCCCGAAGCAGTCCGACAGGAAGTCTACAAAAACCTGGATGCAGGAGTGCAACTGGTGGGTCCGGAATGTGCCATCCCTCTGCAGACCCCGATCGAAAATCTGAAAGAGATACCGCAGGCGATACGGGATTGGCACTCCGAACACTAA
- a CDS encoding formylglycine-generating enzyme family protein: MSTTIGCRVPEVFLLVTLMATCPAADPLPRAGTVRSDNGPDLKLVWCPPGRFRMGSPPDEEGRQGDEDQVEVTLTHGFWLGRTEVTQAQWKSLMGTEPWREHGDLELYRRGPDYPVVFVSHEEAMSCCAKLTDQEQREGRLTADWKYTLPTEAQWEYACRAGASTRYSFGSDASQLKDYAWFDENAANLGEKYAHRVGQKRANSWGLADMPGNVYEWCRDAYVREMPGGRDPLTTSGPDRVYRAGSWSYASEYCRSANRGWNDPANRFYYLGFRIACVRQTEDSAAATAEH, translated from the coding sequence ATGAGTACAACCATCGGATGTCGAGTGCCGGAAGTGTTTCTCTTAGTGACGTTGATGGCGACGTGCCCGGCCGCGGACCCGTTACCTCGGGCGGGAACTGTTCGTAGCGACAATGGTCCGGATCTGAAACTGGTCTGGTGTCCACCGGGACGGTTTCGTATGGGGAGTCCGCCGGATGAGGAAGGCCGTCAGGGTGATGAAGATCAGGTTGAGGTGACGTTGACACACGGATTCTGGCTGGGACGTACTGAGGTCACGCAGGCACAATGGAAATCACTTATGGGAACCGAACCCTGGCGGGAACACGGGGACCTGGAACTGTACCGTCGCGGACCGGATTACCCGGTCGTGTTTGTGAGTCATGAGGAGGCCATGTCCTGTTGCGCGAAGCTGACAGATCAGGAGCAACGTGAGGGACGACTGACTGCGGACTGGAAATACACACTGCCGACCGAGGCTCAGTGGGAGTATGCCTGCCGGGCGGGGGCGAGCACTCGTTACAGCTTCGGCAGCGACGCCTCGCAGCTGAAGGACTACGCGTGGTTTGATGAAAACGCTGCCAACCTAGGTGAGAAATATGCTCACCGGGTCGGACAAAAACGTGCCAATTCCTGGGGGCTGGCGGACATGCCGGGAAACGTTTATGAATGGTGTCGTGACGCTTACGTACGTGAGATGCCTGGCGGACGTGATCCGCTGACAACCTCGGGACCGGATCGGGTCTATCGAGCCGGCAGCTGGAGCTACGCTTCCGAATACTGCCGTTCAGCGAATCGCGGCTGGAACGACCCTGCTAATCGATTTTATTACCTGGGGTTTCGCATCGCCTGTGTTCGGCAAACTGAGGATTCCGCTGCCGCTACTGCCGAACACTGA
- a CDS encoding aminotransferase class V-fold PLP-dependent enzyme, with product MQTEPLLPTNLFVGLDGITHLCAGGEAPWLRVHDRAYQEFSRLKSAGIAGREGIAAFATRCRQQIAELWSVSPQHIAFMPSASEGMNWLARGLDWKSEDNVVTSDVEFPSVAYAWKNCEHRQVEVRMVRQRNGIVRESDLLDAVDERTRVMAVSQVSFYSGQCLNLPLLAEGLQKNGTLLAVDATHASGVLRVPSACTDLTVSSSYKWMLGAHGVAPCYVSPQMQEQMKVTCFGWHNMDGWSSPVRRPGAAVQPMPDRMEPGNPSIISLAFLDGGLSLLLDLGVERIEHHVRDLASRLRLGLVKQGHTLLGPDQHDSLSGNTCFAVDDAAALAGRLAQNRILCWGDCGRLRVSTHVYNGSDDVDHFLNVLAASD from the coding sequence ATGCAGACAGAACCACTCCTGCCCACTAACTTATTTGTCGGACTGGACGGTATCACTCACCTGTGCGCAGGAGGTGAGGCACCGTGGCTGCGTGTCCATGACAGGGCTTATCAGGAATTCTCGCGCCTGAAAAGTGCGGGCATTGCCGGTCGGGAAGGAATCGCTGCTTTCGCAACACGCTGTCGACAGCAGATTGCCGAACTTTGGTCGGTATCACCGCAGCACATCGCTTTCATGCCTTCTGCCTCGGAGGGTATGAACTGGCTGGCACGTGGTCTGGACTGGAAGTCCGAAGACAACGTCGTGACCAGCGACGTCGAGTTTCCGTCGGTCGCCTATGCATGGAAGAACTGTGAGCATCGTCAGGTTGAAGTGCGGATGGTACGTCAACGTAACGGAATCGTACGCGAATCCGATCTCCTGGATGCTGTGGACGAACGCACACGAGTGATGGCCGTCAGTCAGGTCAGTTTTTACAGCGGCCAGTGCCTGAACCTCCCGCTTCTTGCAGAGGGGCTGCAGAAAAACGGTACACTCTTGGCGGTGGACGCCACACACGCTTCCGGAGTGCTGCGTGTTCCCTCTGCGTGCACAGACCTCACCGTGAGCAGCAGCTACAAGTGGATGCTGGGTGCTCACGGCGTTGCTCCCTGTTACGTCAGTCCGCAGATGCAGGAACAGATGAAAGTAACGTGTTTTGGCTGGCACAACATGGACGGATGGTCCAGCCCGGTTCGGCGTCCCGGTGCGGCCGTTCAGCCGATGCCCGATCGCATGGAACCTGGCAACCCGTCGATCATTTCGCTGGCTTTCCTGGACGGCGGGCTGTCACTGCTGCTCGACCTTGGCGTGGAACGGATTGAACATCATGTCCGCGATCTGGCATCACGACTTCGACTCGGACTGGTGAAACAGGGACACACGCTACTGGGTCCTGACCAACACGATTCACTCTCGGGCAACACCTGTTTTGCAGTGGACGATGCCGCAGCACTGGCCGGGCGTCTGGCTCAAAATCGAATCCTGTGCTGGGGCGACTGCGGACGCCTTCGCGTGTCAACCCACGTGTACAATGGAAGCGATGATGTGGATCATTTCCTGAACGTACTCGCGGCAAGCGACTGA
- a CDS encoding family 10 glycosylhydrolase, with translation MSATQRTAVFIFVCFLNVSLLQGQTQPADNRAASSGEVMFYSDGRHSSVYLYEPPMGVRQYVEPIDELLDLGVDTITYAVGDCSVLLYETKVGERWGHNLDLVNHVIWYRAGQNSRSLIERGKDPLRVVCDHAHKRGFKFLPHLLLNMLHTPPNRVTNSRVADFTTQHPEWQVGPEPDYPESVRDQPNRLSYSRPEVRANRLAVIRELVESYPTDGIEINFHDYVPLIARREVSSHTQTITEWVREIRAVCDRAAASQGREKRFVIRIGGSLDGSKALGMDLETWIQEKLVDAVIAMPVTHGFEGSTSELRKVIRTATEAGIPVMAGLNNHTSGSGSAGNTRDVYYAAAANAYAAGAAGVLFQTYYPGNTRYPYDDAATGTVRFMGHPDVLVHKDKRFRLSSKPKPDTVPRDGISWQLPVVLEPGENGPEIHLEVSDDVAAKAEAGELWNCELRIMLSNMMHADKVRLWWNGAEIPPEQQRMADWTYQLRKTPTFQRSSGYRLHVKLKGEQLPGVGDNLLRVDVLQKDSRLTHSIRMDDVELKVEYLSHRNGLRPDER, from the coding sequence ATGAGTGCCACGCAGCGAACGGCGGTTTTTATATTCGTGTGTTTCCTGAATGTTTCACTTCTGCAGGGACAAACTCAGCCCGCGGACAATCGCGCAGCATCGTCCGGGGAAGTGATGTTTTATTCCGATGGTCGCCATTCAAGTGTCTATCTGTATGAACCACCGATGGGCGTTCGCCAGTACGTGGAGCCGATCGATGAACTACTTGATCTGGGGGTCGACACCATCACCTATGCGGTTGGAGATTGCAGTGTTCTGCTGTACGAGACGAAGGTGGGGGAACGCTGGGGACACAATCTCGATCTTGTCAATCACGTCATCTGGTATCGTGCCGGTCAGAACTCGCGATCTCTGATCGAACGCGGCAAAGATCCGCTCCGCGTCGTTTGTGATCATGCTCACAAACGTGGATTCAAATTTTTGCCGCACCTTTTGCTCAATATGTTACACACGCCTCCGAACCGGGTCACCAACAGTCGAGTCGCTGACTTCACAACTCAGCACCCGGAATGGCAGGTTGGTCCGGAGCCTGATTATCCGGAGTCTGTTCGTGATCAACCCAATCGTCTTTCCTATTCACGGCCTGAAGTACGTGCCAACCGCCTGGCTGTGATTCGTGAACTGGTTGAGAGCTATCCCACCGACGGCATTGAGATCAACTTTCACGATTACGTTCCGTTGATTGCCAGACGGGAAGTCTCCAGCCACACACAGACGATCACTGAATGGGTCAGAGAGATACGTGCCGTGTGTGATCGGGCAGCAGCCAGTCAGGGGCGGGAAAAGCGATTCGTGATTCGGATTGGGGGAAGTCTTGATGGAAGCAAAGCACTGGGCATGGATTTGGAGACCTGGATCCAGGAGAAGCTGGTGGATGCCGTCATTGCTATGCCGGTGACTCACGGGTTCGAGGGATCCACATCTGAGCTGCGGAAAGTGATCCGGACCGCGACTGAAGCAGGGATACCGGTCATGGCAGGACTGAACAATCATACCAGCGGAAGCGGGAGTGCCGGGAATACTCGGGACGTCTATTATGCGGCGGCCGCCAATGCCTACGCGGCAGGAGCAGCAGGAGTCCTCTTCCAGACTTATTATCCTGGCAACACTCGTTATCCCTACGACGATGCTGCTACAGGCACCGTTCGTTTTATGGGCCATCCCGATGTGCTGGTCCACAAGGACAAACGATTCCGGCTGAGCAGCAAACCCAAGCCGGATACCGTTCCCCGGGACGGCATTTCGTGGCAGCTTCCTGTCGTCCTGGAGCCAGGTGAAAACGGGCCGGAAATTCATTTGGAGGTTTCGGACGACGTTGCAGCAAAGGCAGAGGCAGGAGAACTGTGGAATTGTGAGCTGAGGATCATGTTGAGCAACATGATGCATGCTGACAAAGTACGACTGTGGTGGAACGGGGCAGAGATCCCGCCCGAACAGCAGCGAATGGCGGACTGGACCTACCAGTTACGAAAAACGCCCACGTTTCAGCGAAGTTCAGGATATCGTCTTCATGTGAAGCTGAAGGGGGAACAACTGCCCGGAGTGGGGGACAATCTTTTGCGTGTGGATGTGTTGCAAAAAGATTCCAGGCTGACCCACTCGATCAGAATGGATGATGTGGAATTGAAGGTTGAATATCTGTCACACCGGAACGGGTTACGACCTGATGAACGATAA
- a CDS encoding sodium:calcium antiporter, which translates to MEEQITQLFESIAEIHTAAIWGIMVVSIVVLGKSADWMVDNAVSLSLRTGIPKVIVGATIVSIGTTFPEAVVSVLAAVNGHSEIALGNAVGSIICDTGLVLGTACLIAPLPLNRRIVNRQGWIQFGSGVLLVMLSLPYTNPGNIFTTNSSLPQWAGFVLITCLIIYMIWSVRLARGATDDDEPEAAADSPVVLMLLSILCGCFFVVLSSIGLIECTKIIAVKAGIPKAVIAATLVAFGTSLPELVTAITAVRKGQGALAVGNVIGADILNALFVAGAAAAVTPAGLDVIPIFFQLQFPAMLLILLCFRAGIVRASWSKTDTLTRPFGAVLLAFYLTYCALTLSMGGGV; encoded by the coding sequence ATGGAAGAACAGATAACACAGCTCTTTGAATCAATTGCAGAAATCCACACTGCCGCGATCTGGGGAATCATGGTGGTGTCCATCGTTGTGCTCGGCAAAAGCGCCGACTGGATGGTGGACAATGCGGTGAGTCTGTCTCTGAGGACAGGCATCCCCAAAGTCATCGTGGGAGCGACGATCGTTTCCATCGGCACGACATTTCCTGAAGCGGTGGTTTCTGTATTAGCTGCCGTGAACGGACATTCAGAAATCGCTCTGGGAAACGCGGTCGGATCGATTATTTGCGATACCGGGCTGGTTCTTGGAACCGCGTGCCTGATCGCGCCGCTGCCACTGAATCGTCGAATCGTAAATCGACAGGGATGGATTCAATTCGGTTCCGGCGTCCTGCTGGTCATGCTTAGCCTTCCGTACACCAATCCGGGAAACATCTTCACCACAAACTCCAGTTTGCCGCAATGGGCAGGTTTTGTACTGATCACCTGCCTCATCATTTACATGATCTGGTCAGTGCGGCTTGCGAGGGGTGCAACGGATGACGATGAGCCGGAAGCAGCAGCTGATTCGCCTGTCGTGCTGATGTTACTGTCAATTCTATGTGGTTGCTTTTTTGTAGTGTTGTCCAGCATCGGCCTGATCGAATGCACTAAGATCATCGCCGTAAAAGCCGGAATCCCCAAAGCCGTGATCGCTGCGACTTTAGTTGCCTTCGGAACGAGTCTGCCCGAACTGGTTACTGCTATCACCGCAGTCCGCAAAGGGCAGGGGGCACTGGCTGTAGGCAATGTCATCGGCGCAGACATTCTGAATGCGTTGTTCGTTGCCGGAGCAGCGGCAGCTGTCACCCCGGCAGGCCTCGACGTCATCCCCATTTTCTTTCAATTGCAGTTTCCGGCGATGCTGCTGATCCTGCTTTGTTTTCGCGCGGGAATTGTCCGGGCCAGCTGGTCAAAAACAGACACACTCACTCGACCATTCGGTGCAGTTTTACTTGCCTTCTACCTGACTTACTGTGCATTGACTCTATCGATGGGTGGCGGCGTGTAA
- a CDS encoding CinA family protein — protein sequence MITTVGKHRAAALADYLYRTDHVIVFAESCTAGLISATLGQIPGVSQWLAGSAVVYQIETKTEWLQVDQTLLQDPGPVSQIVSEQMAIGILNHTPQASISASVTGHLGPNAPQNLDGLAWSSIALRAGDKILTTSRLLQLDRHQSADHPNSRSEIDLRHDRQCTAAELVLQFCVEQLES from the coding sequence GTGATAACAACAGTCGGCAAACACAGGGCTGCCGCTCTTGCAGATTATCTTTACCGTACGGATCACGTTATCGTCTTTGCCGAAAGCTGCACCGCGGGCCTCATTTCTGCAACGCTTGGACAAATCCCCGGAGTTTCACAATGGCTGGCCGGGTCTGCTGTCGTCTATCAGATCGAAACCAAGACGGAATGGCTGCAGGTAGATCAGACACTGCTTCAGGATCCTGGTCCTGTAAGTCAGATTGTCAGCGAACAGATGGCCATCGGCATATTGAATCACACTCCACAAGCATCAATTTCCGCCAGTGTCACGGGGCATTTGGGACCGAACGCTCCCCAGAATCTGGACGGACTGGCCTGGTCAAGCATCGCCCTCAGAGCCGGAGATAAAATTCTCACAACGTCCCGGCTTCTGCAGCTTGACCGGCACCAGTCAGCAGATCACCCGAACAGTCGGTCTGAGATCGATCTGCGCCACGACAGGCAGTGTACTGCCGCTGAACTGGTCTTACAATTTTGCGTGGAGCAATTGGAATCGTAA
- the groL gene encoding chaperonin GroEL (60 kDa chaperone family; promotes refolding of misfolded polypeptides especially under stressful conditions; forms two stacked rings of heptamers to form a barrel-shaped 14mer; ends can be capped by GroES; misfolded proteins enter the barrel where they are refolded when GroES binds) — protein sequence MSKMIAFDQEAQEAMRRGVSKLAKAVKVTLGPKGRNVIIEKSFGSPTVTKDGVTVAREIELSEKFEDMGARMVREVASKTSDVAGDGTTTATVLAESIYKEGLKAVVAGVSPLEMKRGMERAVDDIVENLRGMATECKNKKAIAQVGTVAANGDAEIGGILADAMDQVGKDGVITVEEGKSLKTDFEVLEGLQFDRGYLSPYFVTDSESMECVMEDAYVLIHEKKITNIKDLVPVLEKVVNSGKGLLIIAEDVEGEALATLVINKLRGTFKIAAVKAPGYGDRRKAMLQDIAISVGGQAIFEDLGVKLENVELSDLGRARKLVVDKDNTTVVEGGGKKADIQARIEQIRRELENSTSDYDSEKLEERIAKLAGGVAQINVGAATESEMKEKKARVEDALHATRAAVEEGILPGGGVAILRASTSVKPGRISHDEKVGYDIIVRACRSPLTQIADNAGVDGSVICEKVSESEGNSGYNAASDKFEDLVKAGVIDPTKVTRTALQNASSVSTLLLTSDALIAEKPKDEKAPAGGGDEEMY from the coding sequence ATGTCAAAAATGATTGCGTTTGACCAGGAAGCTCAGGAAGCCATGCGCCGCGGCGTATCCAAGCTTGCGAAAGCTGTCAAAGTTACACTGGGACCGAAAGGTCGCAACGTCATTATCGAGAAGAGCTTTGGCTCACCAACCGTCACAAAAGACGGTGTGACCGTTGCCCGTGAAATTGAGCTCTCGGAAAAATTTGAAGACATGGGCGCTCGAATGGTGCGCGAAGTCGCCAGTAAGACATCTGACGTTGCCGGCGACGGTACCACAACCGCCACCGTATTGGCCGAATCAATCTACAAAGAAGGCCTTAAAGCAGTCGTTGCCGGAGTCAGTCCGCTTGAGATGAAACGTGGAATGGAACGTGCAGTTGACGACATCGTGGAAAATCTTCGAGGGATGGCGACCGAATGTAAAAACAAAAAAGCCATCGCGCAGGTTGGCACGGTTGCAGCCAACGGTGACGCCGAGATAGGCGGAATTTTGGCAGATGCCATGGATCAGGTCGGCAAAGACGGAGTCATCACTGTTGAAGAAGGCAAAAGCCTTAAAACTGATTTTGAAGTGCTCGAAGGACTGCAGTTCGACCGCGGTTATCTGTCACCCTATTTTGTGACAGACTCCGAGAGCATGGAATGTGTCATGGAAGACGCGTATGTCCTGATTCACGAAAAGAAGATCACCAATATCAAGGACCTCGTGCCCGTCCTCGAAAAAGTGGTCAACAGTGGAAAGGGTCTGCTGATTATTGCAGAAGACGTCGAAGGCGAGGCCCTGGCGACTTTGGTTATCAACAAACTGCGTGGTACCTTTAAAATTGCTGCTGTCAAAGCACCTGGCTACGGCGATCGTCGGAAAGCTATGTTGCAGGACATCGCCATCAGTGTCGGTGGGCAGGCGATTTTTGAGGACCTGGGCGTCAAGCTGGAAAATGTCGAACTGAGCGATCTGGGCCGTGCCCGCAAGTTGGTCGTCGACAAGGATAATACGACCGTCGTGGAAGGTGGCGGAAAGAAGGCCGATATTCAGGCGCGAATTGAGCAGATCCGTCGTGAACTGGAAAACAGCACCAGCGACTACGATTCAGAAAAGCTGGAAGAACGAATCGCCAAGCTGGCAGGTGGCGTGGCTCAGATTAACGTCGGAGCCGCAACAGAAAGTGAAATGAAGGAAAAGAAAGCCCGCGTAGAAGATGCTTTGCATGCAACACGAGCAGCTGTCGAAGAAGGTATTCTCCCTGGTGGTGGTGTCGCAATCCTTCGTGCATCGACCTCCGTCAAACCTGGCAGAATAAGCCACGACGAGAAGGTTGGCTACGACATTATCGTGCGGGCCTGTCGTTCTCCGCTGACTCAGATCGCCGACAACGCCGGCGTAGACGGCAGTGTGATTTGTGAGAAGGTTTCCGAGTCAGAGGGGAATTCGGGCTACAACGCAGCTTCGGACAAGTTTGAAGACCTTGTTAAGGCAGGTGTCATCGATCCCACGAAAGTGACTCGAACTGCACTTCAGAACGCATCCAGCGTTTCCACGCTTCTGCTGACCAGCGACGCACTGATCGCTGAAAAGCCGAAGGACGAAAAGGCCCCTGCAGGAGGTGGCGACGAAGAAATGTACTAA
- the groES gene encoding co-chaperone GroES, whose amino-acid sequence MAKKKKASSGGIRIVPLGDRVVLRRAEAEETTAGGIVLPDSAQDRPQRGEVVAVGDGHVNDEGDRVALTVKEGDKVIFSSYAGDEISVGDEDYLLLRESDILATV is encoded by the coding sequence ATGGCAAAGAAGAAGAAGGCTTCTTCCGGAGGCATCCGCATCGTGCCTTTGGGCGATCGAGTAGTTCTTCGTCGAGCAGAAGCGGAAGAGACCACCGCCGGAGGAATCGTGCTTCCGGACTCCGCACAAGACAGACCTCAAAGAGGTGAGGTTGTTGCGGTTGGCGATGGTCACGTGAACGACGAAGGCGACAGGGTCGCACTGACGGTCAAGGAAGGTGATAAAGTGATTTTCAGTTCTTACGCGGGAGACGAAATTTCAGTCGGCGACGAAGACTATCTTCTACTCCGTGAAAGCGACATCCTCGCCACAGTCTGA
- a CDS encoding GYF domain-containing protein produces MSKSFYIQVRGKRQGPFTVERLRQMAKRGRFGRQYRVSSDGRSWKPADEFPDLFEAQGERKMRQTGTVDTNVHSAPSGTAPAAPSSAGWFYNHNGQQLGPVSMEILKHSQITGTLNADDLVWTHGMEEWKRADKALPGLFSGQTATAPGPNESSGDEVRGHSPVANLALYSLVLSFIPLIGSIAAVVCGHMALREIQQSHSELEGRNLAMAGLVIGYLGLLVILVFGVYYVSSGVVAMPSGSGWTPQVLPDGSPTPDVAPVN; encoded by the coding sequence ATGAGTAAATCATTTTATATCCAGGTGCGCGGTAAAAGACAGGGGCCATTCACAGTCGAACGTCTTCGTCAGATGGCAAAACGTGGTCGATTCGGGCGCCAGTATCGAGTTTCCAGTGATGGACGTTCCTGGAAACCGGCCGACGAATTTCCCGATCTGTTCGAAGCGCAGGGTGAACGCAAGATGCGTCAAACCGGTACTGTTGATACCAACGTGCATTCCGCCCCAAGCGGGACGGCGCCCGCTGCACCAAGTTCTGCGGGCTGGTTCTACAATCACAATGGCCAACAACTTGGTCCTGTTTCTATGGAGATCCTCAAACATTCGCAGATTACCGGTACCCTCAATGCTGATGATCTCGTCTGGACGCATGGAATGGAGGAATGGAAACGAGCAGACAAGGCCCTGCCAGGACTGTTTTCCGGACAGACAGCCACCGCACCGGGTCCGAATGAATCCTCCGGTGACGAGGTTCGGGGCCACAGCCCGGTGGCAAACCTGGCTCTTTACAGCCTGGTGCTTTCTTTCATACCACTGATCGGAAGCATTGCAGCTGTGGTATGCGGGCACATGGCACTCCGCGAAATCCAACAGAGTCACTCGGAACTGGAAGGACGAAATCTGGCAATGGCCGGATTGGTCATCGGTTATCTGGGACTGTTAGTAATTCTGGTCTTCGGTGTTTATTACGTAAGCAGCGGCGTAGTGGCTATGCCATCGGGCAGTGGCTGGACTCCGCAGGTTCTACCGGACGGAAGTCCAACTCCGGATGTGGCACCGGTCAACTGA